One stretch of Passer domesticus isolate bPasDom1 chromosome 2, bPasDom1.hap1, whole genome shotgun sequence DNA includes these proteins:
- the LOC135294498 gene encoding alpha-2-macroglobulin-like protein 1 — translation MKMWTPFLLSCLLCTLGIVAQPRYLIIIPAALPYPSSQRACLDLRGVEKPIRVALTLVHPSGNLSLYRKVVRNDWIFECTRFQVPRPAGSQEVATVHLHISNGHYFSASEDKKVLIHRAGTGTFIQMDKPIYNPGQTVKFRIVTLTEDFVPVNSKYSMVEIQDPNQNRIGQWLDVRPKQGVADLSFHLADELSLGTYTISAQSFKSNSVQSTTFKVEERVLQKFDVFFEGPTQIYASDKTFPLRVCGRYSFGKAVRGTVHVTLCQKARRWPQNASKDICREYSGPTASNGCFTPSVSTSVFNLTPSEEDNKLYAEASLLEMGTGVQINTSSQILISRTAARAVFETPNEYYIPGVPYRGKIKVQDHYGTGMKNRKVYLVIRFMRRRFIKTYITDDSGIASFNLDTTAWNSSSVSLEGKFTLEEFMHTPRRPDFTYTNAYHHLQPFHVTTKSFLDVHPPTETLPCGLKQNVQVTFTLSRDDLGEDTSRISFVYYVTGKSGIVVRGQRNIQIGKLNMLKGSFSIPLTFTADLSPSPSLVVYAIFPNGGVTADSIHLDVALCFQNQVKVRFPGKEAHAGSAVQLQLQAAPGSLCAVQAVDENMFFTRPDRELTSQMVYGLFPAAYQRGYPAQVEEHSDRCVQPQSLSSLLRGRPQQSFQPDIFNLFRNMGLKVFSNLVIKKPSQCSRRMDRKLIIGVPSTEDQRINEEQPQFTTHRRYHHYFSETWLWNVYSIGSNGSRNVSVTAPAAAAEWKVKMFCLSGRGFGLAPTTSLRTVQPFFVDVALPHSVIRGETFLMKATVFSYLQQCIQIQVALDKSLDFQVEPCQTCRDKECLCAEESRTFLWNVTAVQLGTLNISVRTEVLDTTSRCGGRKPLPAAVRGRHTLTKHLLVQPEGVLVEKSHSSLLCPRGGNVAEELVSLHLPDNVVKASARASISITGDLMGMALQNLDHLVQLPHGCGEQNMVLFAPVVYVLQYLEKTRQLSPEIRDRAAGFLRNGYQTQLLYKHRDGSYSFFGQKDGEGNTWLTAFVLKNFGQARKYIYVDDKNIQDALRWLEQNQLPGGCFATKGNFFHSSLKGSMDDEVSLGAYVAAALLEMGLPLQGKLMQTTLRCLQKVVHNITNTYTEALLAYAFALAGDYETTQELLYKLEEQAIKSGGQIHWSPKPSSPSYTDFWPGTQSVDIELTAYVLLAYLSKPRVHAGDMTTAAGIVAWLMRQQNAYGGFASTQDTAVALQALAKYAARTFSTSGQAVVRVRSQRAFGKAFQVSRQQRLLVQQAALVEIPGQFLLQAHGSSCVFTQTVLRYHKRSPGTPVIFTLRVSTELNNCSQANPRVLTIRILASYIGSRVTSNMVIIEVSLLSGFIMTSRSRVLLENRTIVKKIEVKANVVYIYLEKLNDESQTFILELEQVIQVKNLKPAGIKIYDYYQPEERALAEYTAVCS, via the exons ACTGGATCTTCGAGTGCACCAGATTTCAG GTGCCCCGacctgcaggcagccaggaggTGGCCACTGTGCACCTGCACATCTCCAATGGCCACTACTTCAGTGCAAGTGAAGATAAAAAAGTCCTGATCCACAGGGCTGGAACAGGCACCTTCATTCAGATGGATAAGCCCATCTATAATCCAGGACAGACAG TGAAATTCAGGATTGTGACACTCACTGAAGATTTTGTTCCTGTTAACAGCAAG TACTCCATGGTGGAAATCCAG GACCCGAACCAAAACCGCATTGGCCAGTGGCTGGATGTGAGACCAAAACAGGGCGTTGCAGATCTCTCTTTCCACTTAGCTGATGAACTCTCCCTGGGGACTTACACCATCAGTGCCCAGTCCTTTAAGTCCAACTCAGTCCAGTCCACTACCTTTAAGGTGGAGGAGCGTG TGTTGCAAAAGTTTGATGTTTTCTTCGAGGGACCAACTCAGATTTATGCTTCAGATAAAACTTTCCCACTGCGAGTGTGTGGCAG GTACAGTTTTGGGAAAGCAGTGCGAGGGACCGTGCACGTGACCCTGTGCCAGAAGGCAAGGAGGTGGCCCCAGAATGCCAGCAAGGACATCTGTAGGGAATACAGTGGTCCT ACAGCAAGCAATGGGTGTTTCACCCCTTCTGTCAGCACATCAGTCTTCAATCTGACTCCCAGCGAGGAAGACAACAAACTTTATGCAGAAGcctctctcctggagatgggCACAG GGGTGCAGATCAACACCTCCAGCCAAATCCTCAtctccaggacagctgcaaggGCAGTATTTGAGACACCCAATGAATATTACATCCCTGGAGTACCGTACAGGGGGAAG ATTAAGGTTCAGGATCACTATGGAACTGGTATGAAGAACAGGAAAGTTTATCTTGTGATAAGGTTCATGAGGCGTCGCTTTATCAAAACCTACATCACAGATGACAGCGGAATAGCATCTTTCAACCTCGACACTACTGCCTGGAACAGCTCATCAGTCTCTCTGGAG GGGAAGTTCACACTGGAGGAGTTCATGCACACTCCTCGACGGCCTGACTTCACTTACACGAACGCTTACCATCACCTGCAGCCCTTCCATGTCACAACCAAGAGCTTCCTCGACGTACACCCAcccacagaaacactgccttgtGGCCTGAAGCAGAATGTCCAGGTGACCTTCACACTCAGCAGGGATGACCTGGGAGAAGACACCAGCCGTATAAGTTTTGTATATTAT gtcACTGGCAAGTCTGGAATTGTTGTCAGGGGCCAGAGGAATATCCAGATTGGGAAACTGAACA tGTTGAAGGGCTCGTTCTCCATCCCTTTGACCTTCACTGCCGACTTGTCCCCATCACCTTCCTTGGTGGTGTACGCCATCTTCCCCAACGGAGGGGTCACAGCTGACAGCATCCATTTGGATGTTGCCTTGTGCTTCCAAAACCAG GTCAAGGTACGATTCCCAGGTAAAGAAGCCCATGCAGGGTCAGcagtgcagctccagctgcaggcagcacctgGCTCCTTGTGTGCAGTCCAGGCAGTGGATGAAAACATGTTCTTCACCAGACCAGACCGTGAGCTCACCAGCCAAATG GTCTATGGTTTGTTCCCTGCTGCCTACCAACGTGGATACCCTGCCCAAGTAGAAGAGCATTCAGATCGCTGTGTGCAGCCTCAGTCCTTGTCATCTCTGCTACGAGGAAGACCACAACAGTCCTTTCAGCCTGACATCTTCAACCTCTTCCGG AACATGGGACTGAAAGTCTTCTCAAACCTTGTAATTAAGAAGCCCTCTCAATGCTCTCGTCGGATGGATAGGAAGCTAATCATAG GGGTGCCTTCTACAGAAGACCAAAGAATCAATGAGGAACAACCCCAATTTACAACTCACAGAAGATATCACCACTATTTCTCTGAGACTTGGCTCTGGAATGTGTACTCTATTGG CTCCAATGGCAGCAGGAATGTCTCAGTaacagcacctgctgctgctgcagagtggAAAGTCAAGATGTTCTGCTTGTCTGGGAGGGGGTTTGGCCTTGCCCCGACCACGAGCCTCAGAACAGTTCAGCCCTTCTTTGTGGACGTGGCACTGCCACATTCTGTCATCCGTGGAGAGACCTTCCTGATGAAAGCCACTGTTTTCAGCTACCTGCAGCAGTGCATACAG ATCCAGGTGGCCCTGGATAAATCCTTAGACTTCCAGGTGGAACCATGTCAGACTTGCAGGGACAAGGagtgtctgtgtgcagaggagTCCAGGACCTTCCTGTGGAATGTGACAGCAGTCCAACTGG GGACTCTGAACATCTCAGTGAGGACAGAGGTACTGGACACCACGTCACGGTGTGGGGGCAGGAAGCCCTTGCCAGCTGCTGTGAGGGGGAGGCACACACTGACCAAACACTTGCTGGTCCAG ccagaggGTGTGTTAGTGGAGAAGTCCCACAGCTCCCTTCTGTGCCCAAGAGGAG GAAACGTGGCTGAGGAACTCGTGTCCCTTCACCTCCCTGACAATGTAGTAAAGGCATCTGCCAGGGCTTCCATTTCCATCACAG GTGACCTCATGGGGATGGCACTGCAGAACCTGGACCACCTGGTGCAGCTGCCTCACGGCTGTGGGGAGCAGAACATGGTGCTGTTTGCCCCTGTTGTCTATGTGCTGCAGTACCTGGAGAAGACGAGGCAGCTGAGCCCTGagatcagggacagggcagctggATTCCTGCGCAATG GGTATCAGACACAACTTCTTTACAAGCACAGAGATGGCTCCTACAGCTTCTTTGGGCAGAAGGATGGAGAAGGAAACACTTG GTTGACAGCTTTTGTACTCAAGAATTTTGGCCAAGCCAGAAAATACATCTACGTAGATGACAAGAACATCCAGGATGCCCTACGCTGGCTAGAGCAAAACCAGCTCCCCGGTGGCTGCTTTGCCACCAAAGGGAACTTTTTTCACTCCTCCCTAAAG GGCAGCATGGATGATGAAGTCTCTCTGGGGGCCTATGTcgctgcagcactgctggagaTGGGTCTGCCACTGCAG GGCAAGCTGATGCAGACTACTCTCCGCTGCCTGCAGAAGGTGGTTCACAACATCACCAACACCTACACAGAAGCCTTGCTGGCCTAtgcctttgccctggctgggGACTATGAGACAACCCAGGAGCTGCTGTACAAACTGGAGGAACAGGCCATCAAATCAG gagGACAAATCCACTGGAGCCCCAAGCCAAGCTCTCCATCTTACACAGACTTCTGGCCTGGCACTCAGTCAGTGGACATAGAGCTGACAGCCTATGTGCTCCTGGCGTACCTCTCCAAGCCACGGGTGCACGCCGGTGACATGACAACTGCAGCTGGCATTGTGGCGTGGCTGATGCGGCAGCAGAATGCCTACGGGGGTTTTGCCTCCACCCAG GACACAGCTGTTGCCTTGCAAGCCTTAGCGAAATACGCAGCGAGGACGTTCAGCACATCAGGCCAGGCAGTGGTGAGGGTGAGGTCCCAGAGGGCCTTTGGGAAGGCATTCCAGGTCAGCCGCCAGCAGCggctgctggtgcagcaggCAGCGCTGGTGGAGATCCCagggcagttcctgctgcaggcccacgGCAGCAGCTGCGTCTTCACTCAG ACGGTGCTGAGGTACCACAAgcgctccccagggactcctgtgATCTTCACGCTGCgtgtcagcacagagctgaaCAACTGCAGCCAGGCGAATCCGCGCGTCCTCACCATCCGCATCCTCGCCAG ctacATTGGGAGCAGAGTCACATCCAACATGGTGATCATAGAGGTCTCCCTGCTATCTGGATTCATCATGACTTCCAGATCCAGAGTGCTG